The following coding sequences are from one Hippopotamus amphibius kiboko isolate mHipAmp2 chromosome 9, mHipAmp2.hap2, whole genome shotgun sequence window:
- the LOC130861337 gene encoding basic proline-rich protein-like: MGRRRPRRVRRPGTPTGQASQLLGGRPQPGTPPPTHPGQAPSLPEGASPQGPAAAGPSEKRGRLERRSRTSDPSAAPRSTRSSGRKLSAARAWRPAGRMTKFGRAPRRRLPFMADSPAADVAAGPPRPGAAGTARRGQAAAGGCGRSPRGPPILPPPLYSRPHPARPSLPDLLRGKLRPTQGRSPAKVTSHHGGVAPEDTHRPCFSA, encoded by the coding sequence atggggcgGAGGCGTCCTCGGCGGGTCCGCCGCCCAGGAACCCCCACAGGCCAAGCCTCCCAGCTTCTCGGAGGGCGCCCGCAGCCGGggacccccccacccacccacccagggcAAGCTCCCAGCCTCCCCGAGGGCGCCTCACCCCAGGGCCCAGCCGCTGCCGGCCCTTCAGAGAAGCGGGGACGTTTGGAAAGGCGCAGCCGCACCTCGGACCCCTCCGCGGCCCCGCGGAGCACGCGAAGTTCGGGGAGGAAGCTGAGCGCGGCGCGCGCCTGGCGGCCCGCGGGCCGGATGACTAAGTTTGGCCGCGCGCCCCGCCGCCGGTTGCCTTTTATGGCGGACTCGCCGGCAGCGGACGTGGCCGCCGGGCCCCCCCGGCCAGGGGCTGCGGGCACAGCTCGGAGGGGGCAGGCGGCGGCGGGGGGCTGCGGGCGCTCCCCCCGAGGGCCgcccatcctccccccacctctctaCTCCCGCCCCCACCCGGCCAGGCCCAGCCTGCCCGATTTActgagagggaaactgaggcccacgcaggggcggagccctgccaaggtcACATCGCACCACGGCGGGGTGGCACCCGAAGACACCCACAGGCCCTGCTTCTCAGCCTAG